The genomic DNA AGCAAAGTTAGGTGCTATTTCTGTGGATTTTTGATAATCTGCGATCGCTTCTTGCCATTTTCCTAATCCTGCTTCCGCATTACCACGGTTATTATAGGCCATGGCATCATTAGGATCTAATTCCAAAACATAATTATAATCGCTGATCGCTTCTTCCCATCTTCCCAAACCCTCTAACGCTGTACCCCGGTTCAAATAAGGATCTGTGACATCAGGTGCTAATTCAATGGCTTTGTTATAATCTGTCAATGCAGCTGCTAATTTATTCTGACTTACCCTTGAATTACCTCGATTACTCCATATTGCCGGATTATTAGGGAATTTTTCGATAATTTCTGTCCAATACTTTTCTGCTGTGGCAAAATCACCTCTATTTGTAGCTGTAAAGGCTTTATTTGCTAATTCATCCCCTAATTGTAACTCTTCTGGGGTAATAGTTTGGGTTTGGGCGATCGCAGGTGTACAAAAGCCAAAGGTCAGTAATAAGCTCAGAAAAATACAAATTATCTTAATCATTTAACTCTCGGTTATGTGCAACAGAATTAATGATATAGCAGACAACAGCTAACAGGGAAGATTTTTCAAGTTATTCTAAAATAATAAATATCAGGTTATGGTACATGACTATGGTGAAAGTAACTACAGATCAAAAACTGACTTTAGCAGAATTTCTCAAACTCTCAAACCAAGATGTAAACTATGAGTTTGTTGATGATTATGCAGTACCCAAGGTGTCACCAAAATTTTATCATTCTAGTTTACAGCTAACTTTAGGTTTATTAATTCGTCAATGGTGTAAAGGCAAAGGTCGAGTTCTTCCAGAATGGGCAATTATTTTGAGACGTAAAGGTAAAGATTGGTGTCCAGTTCCCGATTTAACTTATATTTCCTATCAACGTCTGCCCAAAACCTGGCAATATAATCAAGCTTGTCCTGTGTCTCCAGAATTGGTGATTGAAATTATTTCTCCTGGTCAAACTATGGAGGAATTTATTAATAAATCCAAGGATTATTTTGCAGCAGGAGTTGCACGGGTTTGGATAATAGATCCAGAAGCAATTTCTATTAGGGTGTTTCTCTCTGCTATTAAAAGTCGAGTTTATACTAATGAAATGTTAATTATTGATGATTTATTACCTGGGTTTGAGTTAACAGTTAAGCAGTTATTTACAGAAGCTGAGTTGATTTAATTTTAGTCATTTATGAATTAGGATTTTTGGAAACTAACCGCTCCAGATACAGAGAGCGCAAACCCTAGATAAACATGAGATTTTCTGATCAAATAGAGGGGTTTAGCACTGCTAAACCCATACTAATTCCTGCTATTTACAACAAAGATAACTGCTCATTAGGTGGTGTAAAACCCATGTGTTGATAAGCTGTTTTTGTCGCTACTCTACCTCTAGGTGTACGACTTAAATATCCAATTTGCATTAAATATGGTTCATAAACTTCTTCTATAGTTTGGGTATCTTCTCCTGTCGCTGCGGCCAGAGTTTCTAATCCCACAGGCCCACCATTGAAGTTTTCAATGATTACACTTAACATTTTCCGATCTGTCCAATCTAAACCGCAAGGATCGACTTGGAATAGTTGCAATCCTTCCGCTGCAATATGTTGATCAATTTCTGGAAATGATTTTACTTCCGCATAATCACGGACTCTTTTTAGTAGTCTATTCGCAATTCTCGGTGTTCCCCGTGAACGTTTGGCGATTTCTGTTGCTCCTTCTGAGTTAACGGGAGTTTTTAATAATTCCGCAGTCCGCAGAACAATTTGACTGAGTTCATCAACTTCGTAAAATCGCAGTTTTTGAACTAGACCAAAGCGATCGCGTAATGGTGAAGTTAAAGCACCGACGCGGGTTGTCGCTCCCACTAAGGTAAATTTAGATAACGGTATACTTCTAGTTCTGGCACTCGAACCTTTGCCAACGGTGATATCTAAGCGATAATCTTCCATTGCTGGATACAAAATTTCTTCAGTCATCCGGGAAAGCCGATGTATTTCATCTATAAACAGCACATCACCGGGCTTGAGATTTACCAATATCCCCACAATATCCCTTGGTCTTTCCAAAGCTGGAGCGCTGGTAAGTTTATAATTTACCCCCATTTCCGATGCTAAAATCATCGCCATCGTGGTTTTACCCAACCCAGGTGGACCGTATAGCAGCAAGTGATCCATGACTTCACCCCTAGATTTTGCTGCTTTAATGGCAATATCTAAGACATCTTTTAAATCTTTCTGTCCAATATAATCAGCAAATTTCTGGGGTCTAATACTTTCTTCTTGCTTACCTTCTTCATTAATTGCTGCTTCCGGTTGCAGTATATTTTCCTGTGTAGATGGTTGTTGAGAAGACTCTTTAGCCGACCTCCGGTTTTGCTTTGGTTGTCCGTTTGGTTCTGGAGACTGTTTTTTTGAGGAAAATATCGGCATAATTCCGCTATCTTAATTTAGGTACTGGGTATTGTTGGGGAGGTAAGGAGGTAAATCAAGTCAAAAGTCAAAATTACAACACTGTCTGGCTTCTGCCTTTTGTTACCTATAACCTAATTTCCCAATTGCCTTTACAATTTAAATTCCTAGCAATTACCAGGAGTGAAAAAATATATGTTGTCTAAAAGAATTTTACCTTGCTTGGATGTCAAAGCGGGACGGGTTGTCAAAGGAGTTAATTTTGTAGACCTCAAGGATGCCGGTGATCCAGTGGAATTAGCTAAGGTTTACAACGAAGCTGGTGCTGATGAGTTAGTGTTTCTAGATATTACAGCTACTCATGAAGACCGGGACACAATTATTGATGTCGTTTACCGGACTGCTGAACAGGTCTTCATTCCGCTGACTGTGGGTGGAGGAATTCAAACCTTAGAAAATGTTAAAGGTTTGTTACGAGCCGGGGCTGATAAGGTTAGTATTAATTCTGCGGCCGTCCGTAACCCAAATTTAATTAATGAGGCGAGCGATCGCTTTGGGAATCAGTGTATTGTTGTTGCTATTGATGCTAGACGCAGACTCGACCCCGAAAACCCAGGTTGGGATGTGTACGTACGTGGTGGCAGGGAAAATACTGGTAAAGATGTCTTGCAGTGGGCGCGGGAAGTTGAAAAAAGGGGGGCTGGAGAATTGTTAGTTACCAGTATGGATGCTGATGGTACTCAAGCCGGATATGACCTGGAGTTAACCAGAGCGATCGCTGAATCTGTAGAAATTCCTGTAGTTGCTTCCGGTGGTGCAGGTAATTGTCAACACATTCACGCAGCATTAACAGAGGGTAAAGCTGAAGCTGCTTTGTTAGCCTCTTTGTTACATTTTGGTCAATTAAGTGTTAAGGAAATTAAAGATTATTTACAGGAAAGATCCGTACCTGTACGATTACCTTTTTGATTCCCGTGACAGCAAACAATTACATCTCCTCCAGGTTAGA from Okeanomitos corallinicola TIOX110 includes the following:
- a CDS encoding tetratricopeptide repeat protein, yielding MIKIICIFLSLLLTFGFCTPAIAQTQTITPEELQLGDELANKAFTATNRGDFATAEKYWTEIIEKFPNNPAIWSNRGNSRVSQNKLAAALTDYNKAIELAPDVTDPYLNRGTALEGLGRWEEAISDYNYVLELDPNDAMAYNNRGNAEAGLGKWQEAIADYQKSTEIAPNFAFARANYALALYETGKIDDAIREMRNIVRKYPQFADMRAALTAAYWVGGNQGEAESNWVAAYGLDIRYKDMNWVTNIRRWPPSMVAALDKFLKLQ
- a CDS encoding Uma2 family endonuclease → MTMVKVTTDQKLTLAEFLKLSNQDVNYEFVDDYAVPKVSPKFYHSSLQLTLGLLIRQWCKGKGRVLPEWAIILRRKGKDWCPVPDLTYISYQRLPKTWQYNQACPVSPELVIEIISPGQTMEEFINKSKDYFAAGVARVWIIDPEAISIRVFLSAIKSRVYTNEMLIIDDLLPGFELTVKQLFTEAELI
- the ruvB gene encoding Holliday junction branch migration DNA helicase RuvB, which produces MPIFSSKKQSPEPNGQPKQNRRSAKESSQQPSTQENILQPEAAINEEGKQEESIRPQKFADYIGQKDLKDVLDIAIKAAKSRGEVMDHLLLYGPPGLGKTTMAMILASEMGVNYKLTSAPALERPRDIVGILVNLKPGDVLFIDEIHRLSRMTEEILYPAMEDYRLDITVGKGSSARTRSIPLSKFTLVGATTRVGALTSPLRDRFGLVQKLRFYEVDELSQIVLRTAELLKTPVNSEGATEIAKRSRGTPRIANRLLKRVRDYAEVKSFPEIDQHIAAEGLQLFQVDPCGLDWTDRKMLSVIIENFNGGPVGLETLAAATGEDTQTIEEVYEPYLMQIGYLSRTPRGRVATKTAYQHMGFTPPNEQLSLL
- the hisF gene encoding imidazole glycerol phosphate synthase subunit HisF → MLSKRILPCLDVKAGRVVKGVNFVDLKDAGDPVELAKVYNEAGADELVFLDITATHEDRDTIIDVVYRTAEQVFIPLTVGGGIQTLENVKGLLRAGADKVSINSAAVRNPNLINEASDRFGNQCIVVAIDARRRLDPENPGWDVYVRGGRENTGKDVLQWAREVEKRGAGELLVTSMDADGTQAGYDLELTRAIAESVEIPVVASGGAGNCQHIHAALTEGKAEAALLASLLHFGQLSVKEIKDYLQERSVPVRLPF